One part of the Tunicatimonas pelagia genome encodes these proteins:
- a CDS encoding type II secretion system protein GspD codes for MRQKIQWIIGLMWVLSWGGLAEVVIAQERYYSDEDRLRQIKYALDDLAIEVPGLEETANFSVVAAPLQELLRGISETHRLNISVDPAISAQVTNNFHDVLVKDLLYFLCKEYQLDVRFVNNIMSFYPYQRPKAPALPYEEKELSIEYDNQNDLLSVNLNRDSLTIFTRQLTEKSGKNIILASEVRDNVVSAYLRNAPFDQGLEKVAFANNLTTRKTEDGFYIIEPKSGSSEATTTTSVVRRSANHRRNHQGNGTSSEGTSSSFFELKLLVSETGDSLLSIEALEVPIVEVIEAASRRLNKDYVFFTVPEGVATCFLKEVSYENLLSFLLQNTQHTYRQQESVYLIGQRNQEGLRSSELIRMQFRTVEEVEEIIPVELRQGVEIKVFKDLNSIIVSGGRPQINEVKAFLRGIDQLVPNILIEVIVVDVKKGSSLQTGIQAGLSDSTVTTGGQILSGVDMTLSSRSINSVLSKLSNNGIVNLGQVTPQFYVNLQALENENMINVRSTPKLSTLNGHEAALSIGQTQFFAEQTQNITTGVSPINTVTQRFRELEANLEIKINPFVAGDEHVTLNIEASFSDFIEPTGEGLPPGNATRSFISKIRVRDQEMIVLGGLEEVRRSNSGSGTPGLSRVPVLKWLFSSRSKSRAKNQLIIFIKPTIVY; via the coding sequence ATGCGTCAAAAGATACAGTGGATCATAGGGTTGATGTGGGTACTAAGCTGGGGAGGATTGGCAGAAGTAGTTATTGCGCAGGAAAGGTACTATTCGGATGAAGACCGGCTACGCCAGATTAAGTACGCGCTGGATGATTTGGCTATTGAGGTACCGGGGCTGGAAGAAACTGCCAATTTTTCGGTGGTAGCTGCCCCCCTACAGGAACTACTGCGGGGTATCTCTGAAACGCACCGACTTAATATCAGCGTTGATCCGGCTATTAGTGCTCAGGTTACTAATAATTTTCACGACGTACTGGTTAAAGACCTCCTTTATTTTTTGTGTAAGGAGTACCAGTTAGACGTTCGCTTCGTCAATAATATTATGTCCTTCTATCCATACCAACGGCCTAAAGCTCCGGCACTACCGTATGAGGAAAAGGAACTTAGTATTGAGTACGATAATCAAAATGACCTGTTGTCAGTGAATCTAAACCGGGATAGCCTAACCATTTTCACCCGCCAGCTCACGGAAAAGAGCGGGAAAAATATAATACTTGCCTCTGAGGTACGAGACAATGTAGTCAGTGCCTACTTGCGTAATGCTCCTTTTGATCAGGGACTGGAAAAAGTGGCCTTTGCTAATAACTTAACAACCCGTAAAACCGAGGATGGCTTCTACATTATTGAACCTAAATCCGGTAGCTCAGAGGCAACTACGACTACTTCGGTGGTTCGTCGTTCAGCCAATCATCGTCGTAATCATCAAGGTAACGGCACTTCATCAGAGGGCACTTCTAGTAGCTTTTTTGAATTAAAACTGCTGGTAAGTGAAACCGGAGATAGCCTATTATCTATTGAAGCATTGGAAGTCCCTATTGTAGAAGTTATTGAGGCGGCTTCTCGTCGTCTCAACAAAGATTATGTGTTCTTCACTGTGCCGGAAGGAGTAGCGACCTGCTTTTTGAAAGAAGTAAGTTACGAAAACCTACTTAGTTTCTTACTACAAAATACTCAGCATACCTACCGGCAGCAAGAATCAGTTTATCTGATTGGGCAGCGAAACCAGGAAGGACTGAGAAGTTCTGAACTGATCCGTATGCAGTTTCGCACAGTAGAAGAAGTAGAAGAAATTATTCCGGTCGAATTGCGACAGGGCGTGGAAATTAAAGTATTTAAAGACTTAAATAGCATTATTGTTAGCGGCGGTCGCCCTCAAATCAATGAGGTAAAGGCATTTCTTCGCGGTATTGATCAATTAGTACCTAATATTTTGATTGAGGTTATCGTGGTAGACGTGAAAAAAGGAAGCAGTTTGCAAACTGGTATTCAAGCTGGATTATCAGACTCTACCGTCACTACGGGTGGGCAGATATTATCAGGAGTGGATATGACTCTCAGTTCCCGATCCATCAACAGCGTACTAAGCAAGTTGAGTAATAATGGTATTGTTAATCTCGGGCAAGTTACTCCGCAGTTTTACGTCAACTTACAAGCCCTGGAAAATGAGAATATGATTAATGTTCGCTCTACACCTAAACTGTCTACCTTGAATGGACATGAAGCTGCTTTGTCGATTGGGCAAACACAGTTTTTTGCCGAACAAACTCAGAATATCACAACTGGGGTAAGCCCCATTAATACCGTAACCCAACGATTTCGCGAGCTAGAAGCGAATCTAGAAATTAAAATCAATCCATTTGTAGCAGGAGATGAACATGTGACCCTAAATATAGAAGCCTCTTTTTCCGACTTTATTGAGCCTACCGGAGAAGGACTACCTCCTGGTAATGCAACCCGTAGCTTTATTTCCAAGATTCGGGTACGCGATCAGGAAATGATTGTACTGGGGGGATTAGAGGAAGTACGCCGCAGTAATTCCGGCTCAGGCACTCCCGGACTATCGCGGGTTCCGGTCTTGAAGTGGTTGTTTAGTTCCCGCTCGAAAAGCCGGGCGAAAAACCAACTGATTATTTTCATCAAACCTACGATTGTCTATTGA
- a CDS encoding GspE/PulE family protein produces the protein MTPADQIVLDTETMQCLTAEQAWHYRTVPKRITTSTLECYADDQQLNDELVDELEMLTGKSITLYPVSTTILERALTQYYPKKTIRKKPEGGSRAISIGSGDFVLQLVIEAKSLDSSDIHIETYEAQCRVRMRIDGKLIERLIIQKEEYPALVNKIKIMANLDIAEKRLPQDGRIFFHQEGFKFDIRVSVVPTLHGEKIVLRLLGSDTSEIELSQLGFAPADLEHYLEGIRRPNGILLISGPTGSGKTTTLYATLKLLNEESRNILTIEDPIEYTLKGINQVQLKENIGLDFGRALRTFLRQDPDVIMVGEIRDTDTGNMAIRAALTGHLVLSTIHTNSAWGTVSRLVDMGTPSYLLANTLNTTVAQRLVRVLCPNCKQLMPFYEELYPKSFRPFQKVSEHYVARGCEQCYQTGYQGRKAIYEVVPIDATLSEKIKENEYQVGDLLQERGIKTLAENAFALFAEGQTSLEEIYPLLFNY, from the coding sequence ATGACACCTGCGGATCAGATTGTACTAGACACCGAGACGATGCAGTGCCTGACAGCAGAGCAGGCCTGGCACTATCGCACTGTGCCTAAACGAATTACTACTAGTACGTTGGAGTGCTACGCTGATGATCAGCAGTTGAATGATGAATTGGTAGACGAGCTAGAAATGTTGACCGGAAAAAGTATTACACTGTATCCGGTATCGACTACTATCCTGGAGCGTGCACTTACGCAGTACTATCCTAAGAAAACGATTCGTAAAAAACCCGAAGGAGGCAGTCGTGCAATATCAATAGGCTCAGGCGATTTTGTGTTGCAGTTGGTAATAGAAGCAAAATCCCTGGATAGTAGTGACATTCATATTGAGACCTATGAAGCTCAGTGCCGGGTGCGGATGCGGATAGACGGAAAGCTAATCGAGCGGCTGATCATTCAAAAAGAAGAGTATCCAGCCCTGGTTAATAAAATAAAAATCATGGCGAACCTGGATATTGCTGAAAAGCGGTTACCCCAGGATGGCCGGATCTTTTTTCATCAGGAGGGCTTTAAGTTTGATATTCGGGTATCGGTGGTACCTACCCTGCACGGAGAGAAGATTGTGCTACGATTGTTGGGTAGTGATACCTCGGAAATCGAGCTTTCTCAACTCGGTTTTGCTCCCGCCGATTTGGAACATTACCTGGAAGGTATTCGTCGCCCTAACGGTATACTCCTTATTAGTGGGCCAACCGGTTCAGGGAAGACAACCACGCTGTATGCAACACTAAAACTTCTCAACGAAGAGAGCCGCAATATTTTGACCATTGAAGACCCCATTGAATATACGCTTAAAGGTATCAATCAAGTTCAGCTAAAGGAGAATATCGGTCTGGATTTTGGAAGGGCCTTACGAACTTTTCTTCGGCAAGACCCGGATGTGATTATGGTCGGGGAGATCCGGGACACAGATACGGGCAATATGGCAATCCGGGCGGCGCTCACCGGGCACTTGGTATTGTCTACGATCCATACCAATTCGGCCTGGGGTACAGTGTCCCGCTTGGTTGATATGGGAACTCCGTCTTACTTGTTGGCCAATACCTTGAACACCACCGTAGCTCAGCGGTTGGTACGGGTGTTGTGTCCGAATTGTAAGCAGTTAATGCCATTCTATGAAGAGCTATACCCAAAAAGCTTTCGCCCTTTTCAGAAGGTTTCTGAGCATTATGTAGCTCGGGGCTGTGAGCAGTGCTATCAGACTGGCTACCAAGGACGAAAAGCGATCTACGAAGTAGTCCCCATTGATGCTACGCTTAGTGAGAAAATCAAAGAAAACGAATACCAGGTAGGTGACCTGCTTCAGGAGAGAGGGATCAAAACCTTAGCCGAGAATGCATTTGCCCTGTTTGCCGAGGGGCAAACCAGCTTAGAAGAGATTTATCCCCTACTTTTTAACTACTAA
- a CDS encoding type IV pilin protein: protein MKAAKAHAFTLTELLVVLVIIGILVLLSMPVLMPLISRTRSVEAKQALKHLHTLEKTYFYEHSRYSDNIIAVGFEQERLITDGEGGKANYLVEVIDANPTSFRARATAVVDFDGDGQFNVWEIDQQGALQEITPD from the coding sequence ATGAAGGCTGCCAAAGCACATGCATTTACATTGACCGAGCTGTTAGTCGTACTGGTTATCATTGGTATTCTGGTTTTGCTATCCATGCCGGTTCTAATGCCCCTTATTTCCCGCACTCGGAGCGTAGAAGCTAAGCAGGCACTAAAGCACTTGCACACGCTAGAAAAAACTTACTTCTACGAACATTCCCGCTACTCGGATAATATTATTGCTGTTGGTTTTGAGCAAGAGAGGCTGATAACCGATGGGGAAGGCGGAAAAGCAAATTACCTCGTTGAGGTAATTGATGCCAACCCTACTTCCTTTCGAGCCCGGGCAACAGCAGTTGTAGACTTTGATGGGGACGGGCAATTTAATGTATGGGAAATTGACCAGCAAGGGGCTCTACAGGAAATAACCCCAGATTAG
- a CDS encoding type II secretion system F family protein: MAGLDLRNMQTAQHHNDTLGSKNKISPSTSSEKGVMSQDIQLFPTRLSDKQKEALYLELATMLAAGVDIKAALDLVEEEQQNKRQAKIIQDIKDQVVNGASFSRSLQLSNYFTPYEYHSIQIGEEIGKLSPVLHELARYFTQKLKQRRQFTSALSYPLLVLATSLGAVGFMLYFIVPMFSDVFKRFGGDLPYVTQLIINLSQGLSNYFWVILLTILGTIGGTLLVTKKLWFQRISAQLITHIPVFGRIYTGIYLAQFCSSMALLVGAKVPLLRAVQLVRQMIAFHPIHHALTQIEQDIMQGRELHQSLSCFPIFDTRLVALIKVGEEVNQLDVFFQKLSLHYSEDVEHKTSLLSTFMEPLMIIFLGLVVGFILIAMYLPMFQLSTSIGG, translated from the coding sequence ATGGCCGGACTAGATTTGCGTAACATGCAAACTGCTCAGCATCATAATGACACTTTGGGTAGTAAAAATAAGATAAGTCCTTCAACTAGTTCAGAGAAAGGGGTAATGAGTCAGGATATACAACTCTTTCCCACCCGCTTATCTGATAAACAGAAGGAGGCGTTGTATTTGGAGCTAGCTACCATGCTGGCTGCCGGAGTGGATATTAAAGCGGCTTTGGATTTGGTAGAAGAAGAGCAGCAAAACAAAAGGCAAGCAAAAATTATCCAAGACATTAAAGATCAGGTAGTAAATGGTGCTTCTTTTTCGCGGAGCCTGCAACTAAGCAATTACTTTACCCCTTACGAATACCACAGTATTCAGATTGGCGAAGAAATCGGTAAGCTCAGCCCGGTATTGCACGAGTTAGCCCGCTATTTTACGCAGAAACTAAAGCAACGTCGCCAGTTTACCAGTGCTCTTTCTTATCCGCTGTTAGTTCTGGCTACTTCCCTAGGAGCGGTAGGTTTTATGCTTTATTTTATTGTTCCCATGTTTTCTGATGTGTTCAAACGCTTCGGCGGGGATCTTCCGTACGTTACTCAGCTGATCATAAATCTCTCACAAGGGTTGAGCAACTATTTTTGGGTTATCCTACTCACTATACTAGGAACAATCGGTGGGACACTACTAGTAACCAAAAAGCTATGGTTTCAGAGAATAAGTGCCCAGTTAATCACTCATATACCGGTATTTGGTCGCATCTACACTGGCATTTACTTAGCTCAATTTTGTAGTTCTATGGCTCTGCTGGTTGGAGCAAAAGTACCACTACTGCGAGCCGTACAACTGGTGAGGCAAATGATCGCCTTTCACCCTATCCATCACGCGCTGACCCAGATAGAACAGGATATTATGCAAGGTCGCGAGCTACATCAAAGTCTATCTTGTTTTCCTATTTTTGATACCCGATTGGTTGCGTTAATTAAAGTTGGTGAAGAAGTGAATCAGTTAGATGTTTTCTTTCAAAAGTTGTCCCTTCACTACTCAGAAGACGTAGAACATAAAACTTCCTTACTAAGCACATTTATGGAGCCACTAATGATTATCTTTTTAGGGCTAGTCGTTGGCTTCATTCTCATTGCGATGTACCTGCCTATGTTTCAGTTATCTACCAGCATTGGAGGATAA
- a CDS encoding PulJ/GspJ family protein: MRPRTRAFTLPELAVVMVISSLLLIAAYYGLTLIQQYYTRFRTQQVQSLQYRTLNSVLQQDFEKSKYILRQDNRTVTCHWVEGSTSYQFTSDAVVRKQAGLQEKFPGTAQDLQCYFLTQEVFVAGKPISTLSFTLKVEDQLLRYRAQRTYAADELMQLTPTVWPD, encoded by the coding sequence ATGCGCCCTAGAACTCGAGCATTTACGCTACCAGAACTCGCCGTAGTAATGGTCATAAGCAGTCTTTTGCTAATAGCTGCTTACTACGGCCTGACATTGATCCAGCAATACTATACTCGGTTTCGTACCCAGCAGGTGCAATCGCTTCAATACCGAACATTAAATAGTGTATTACAACAGGATTTCGAGAAGTCAAAGTACATTTTACGACAAGATAACCGAACCGTGACTTGCCATTGGGTTGAGGGAAGCACTAGCTATCAATTTACCAGCGATGCGGTGGTACGAAAACAAGCTGGATTACAGGAGAAATTTCCAGGAACGGCTCAGGATTTGCAGTGTTATTTCTTAACTCAAGAGGTATTTGTCGCTGGAAAACCCATCAGCACTCTGTCATTTACTCTCAAAGTGGAAGACCAACTTTTGCGCTACCGAGCTCAACGAACCTACGCAGCCGATGAATTAATGCAATTAACTCCAACAGTATGGCCGGACTAG
- a CDS encoding toxin-antitoxin system YwqK family antitoxin encodes MKSQLIASGLKLLLATACTTSLYTDISSDSQRITIVKQDTIYTFSTLTANQSVSPQSDKFYTWYLRNNIAYSQGGYEGRLLHGSYTKMLRDNTLLEKGAYREGLKDGTWTRWHTNGKIKTVRQWKQGDARGSQETFTSQGTLQETQHFRSGQLHGKETRYMLSPDSSVPVRQTRTWKNNQLTGPFVIYDTLEQIYQQGSYRQGKLHGKVVTHNRYVESEQQEKVITQLTTYQDGKLHGKFKERFPDGHIRRTGKYRYGKLHGKIISYELTPSSEGGNQAHYSKRVYRWKNQQRHGAFREYNSDGTLSKRGSYRDGKLHGKLIRWDEEDNKIIQYYQDGELIKTPLKRSDSKSTSEVEQ; translated from the coding sequence ATGAAGTCTCAATTAATTGCTTCTGGTCTTAAACTGCTGCTAGCCACCGCTTGTACAACATCGTTGTATACGGATATCAGTTCTGATAGTCAGCGTATTACTATTGTAAAACAAGATACAATCTACACCTTCTCTACACTTACTGCTAATCAGTCTGTATCTCCCCAATCCGATAAATTTTATACTTGGTACTTAAGAAATAACATTGCTTATTCCCAAGGAGGATACGAAGGAAGGCTACTGCACGGTTCGTATACCAAAATGCTTCGTGATAATACATTGCTGGAAAAAGGAGCATACCGGGAGGGGCTCAAGGATGGAACATGGACACGCTGGCATACAAATGGAAAGATCAAGACTGTACGACAGTGGAAGCAAGGAGATGCAAGAGGTAGTCAGGAAACCTTCACGTCACAAGGTACTCTTCAGGAAACTCAGCACTTCCGAAGTGGTCAATTGCATGGCAAGGAAACACGCTATATGCTCTCACCAGATAGTTCAGTGCCAGTCCGTCAGACTCGAACTTGGAAAAATAATCAGCTTACAGGCCCTTTTGTTATTTACGATACTTTGGAACAAATTTATCAACAAGGAAGCTATCGACAAGGTAAATTGCACGGGAAAGTAGTTACTCATAATCGCTATGTTGAATCTGAACAACAGGAAAAGGTTATTACCCAATTGACCACATATCAGGACGGGAAGTTACACGGTAAGTTTAAAGAGCGATTTCCCGACGGTCATATCCGCCGTACAGGAAAGTATCGTTACGGAAAGCTTCATGGAAAAATAATTAGCTATGAGTTAACTCCATCTTCTGAAGGGGGAAATCAAGCTCATTATAGTAAACGGGTATACCGATGGAAAAACCAGCAACGGCATGGTGCTTTTAGAGAGTATAATTCTGATGGCACTCTAAGTAAAAGAGGTTCTTATCGAGATGGTAAGTTGCATGGTAAGCTAATTAGGTGGGATGAAGAAGATAATAAAATTATTCAGTACTACCAAGATGGCGAGTTGATAAAAACGCCCCTGAAAAGATCTGATTCGAAAAGTACATCTGAAGTAGAGCAATGA
- a CDS encoding thioredoxin domain-containing protein encodes MTAKSSQPSNHLIHESSPYLLQHAHNPVYWYPWSEESLQKAKDEDKPIIVSIGYSACHWCHVMERECFEDEEVAELMNKHFINIKVDREERPDVDQIYMEAVQTMGLQGGWPLNVFLTPDQKPFYGGTYFPKQNWLQILNNVALAYEKQREQVVEAADKFAEGLQASETLRYNISASQPELYPASVQRELREVFRAFSERFDTEKGGLNKAPKFPMPSQWLFLLRYHFVTEDTEALNHALLTLDQIALGGIYDQIGGGFARYSVDAEWFAPHFEKMLYDNGQLLSLYSEAFSVTHSDLYRQVLTDTIAFVQRELTSPEGGFYSALDADSEGEEGKYYVWSYDELQQVLGDTTDMITDYFSATPEGNWENGNNILHLSQSEGEFVRKYELSLPDFSEVVNKAKQDLLERRLQRERPGLDDKIIAGWNGLMLRGLIDAYTALGEQSILDLAQQNAQFLKSKLIQTEGEGASISHTYAKGERKIDGFLDDYAFIADGLIALYQVNFDEQWLHLADQLVQYAIRHFYHQKEQFFFYTPASSELIARKKELFDNVIPASNSAMTRNLHKLGVLLEKSDYTELAQGMLSRMLPLVKQYPSDTTNWAVLATEMALPLAEVAIVGPDHQEVASELIQHYHPNKVVLATENESELPLLKERRAEDGQTTLYVCYDKTCQLPVHAVSDALDQLQRNLP; translated from the coding sequence ATGACCGCAAAATCTTCACAACCCTCGAACCACCTCATTCACGAAAGTAGTCCGTACTTACTTCAACACGCTCACAATCCGGTGTACTGGTATCCGTGGTCGGAAGAGTCATTGCAAAAGGCCAAAGATGAAGATAAGCCCATTATTGTGAGTATTGGCTATTCGGCTTGCCACTGGTGCCACGTAATGGAACGAGAGTGCTTTGAGGATGAAGAAGTGGCCGAACTGATGAATAAACATTTCATCAATATCAAAGTAGACCGGGAAGAACGGCCGGATGTGGATCAGATTTACATGGAAGCGGTGCAGACGATGGGTTTGCAAGGAGGCTGGCCACTGAACGTTTTCTTAACTCCCGATCAAAAACCTTTTTACGGGGGAACGTATTTTCCCAAACAAAACTGGCTACAGATTCTAAACAATGTAGCATTGGCCTACGAAAAGCAGCGAGAGCAAGTGGTGGAGGCAGCCGATAAGTTCGCCGAAGGCTTACAGGCTAGCGAAACTCTACGGTACAATATTTCAGCTTCTCAACCAGAGTTATATCCAGCCTCGGTGCAGCGTGAGCTGAGAGAAGTATTTCGGGCGTTCTCAGAACGGTTTGATACGGAAAAAGGAGGATTGAACAAAGCGCCGAAGTTTCCGATGCCCAGTCAGTGGCTATTTCTACTACGCTACCATTTTGTTACGGAAGATACCGAAGCACTGAACCACGCGCTACTCACGCTCGACCAAATAGCCTTGGGTGGTATCTACGACCAAATTGGCGGTGGCTTCGCCCGTTATTCGGTTGATGCTGAATGGTTTGCGCCCCACTTTGAAAAGATGTTATACGACAACGGTCAGCTACTCAGTTTGTACTCCGAAGCATTTAGCGTTACCCACAGCGATTTATACCGGCAGGTACTAACCGATACCATAGCCTTCGTACAACGAGAGCTTACCAGCCCGGAGGGTGGCTTTTACAGTGCGCTAGATGCTGATAGTGAAGGCGAAGAAGGAAAGTACTACGTCTGGAGCTACGACGAACTTCAGCAAGTGCTAGGCGATACGACTGATATGATCACCGACTATTTTAGTGCTACCCCCGAAGGAAACTGGGAAAACGGAAATAATATTCTGCATCTAAGCCAGTCTGAAGGCGAATTCGTTCGGAAGTACGAACTGAGCCTACCTGATTTTAGCGAAGTAGTTAACAAGGCTAAGCAGGACTTGTTGGAACGACGGTTGCAGCGAGAAAGACCCGGACTGGATGATAAGATTATTGCCGGGTGGAATGGTCTGATGCTGCGGGGGCTGATAGATGCCTACACAGCATTAGGTGAACAGTCTATTCTAGATTTGGCTCAACAGAACGCTCAATTTTTAAAGAGTAAGCTAATTCAAACGGAAGGTGAAGGAGCTAGTATCTCCCATACCTACGCGAAAGGTGAGCGCAAAATTGATGGTTTCTTAGACGATTACGCCTTTATAGCCGACGGACTGATTGCACTCTATCAGGTCAATTTCGATGAGCAGTGGTTGCACCTGGCCGATCAATTGGTGCAGTACGCCATTCGTCATTTCTATCACCAGAAAGAGCAATTTTTCTTTTATACCCCAGCTTCCTCTGAACTAATTGCTCGTAAAAAAGAACTATTCGATAATGTGATCCCAGCTTCCAATTCGGCAATGACCCGCAACCTGCATAAGCTAGGAGTATTGTTAGAAAAATCCGATTACACTGAGTTGGCGCAGGGTATGCTAAGCCGGATGCTACCGTTGGTCAAACAATATCCTTCGGATACTACCAATTGGGCGGTGCTGGCTACCGAAATGGCACTACCGCTGGCCGAGGTAGCTATTGTGGGGCCAGATCATCAGGAGGTAGCCTCGGAGCTTATCCAACACTACCATCCTAACAAAGTGGTGCTGGCTACTGAAAACGAAAGCGAACTTCCACTGCTAAAGGAACGAAGGGCAGAAGATGGTCAAACCACGCTCTATGTCTGTTACGATAAAACCTGTCAACTCCCGGTACACGCCGTATCTGATGCTCTAGATCAACTACAACGGAATTTGCCTTAG
- a CDS encoding GSCFA domain-containing protein has product MFRTPVEIEPLPQRISLHDSLLLVGSCFAQAIGKRFQQNKFRACINPFGTLYNPLSVFELLLNAANQSVPDDDTYLVNQNTHFNYHFHSDFSSETKVDLQTQIEQALVSTRNYLKQCSWVVITLGSAFSYRRKETGQVVANCHKMPARLFRRWLLEPGEMITQFKQLYRVLNTLNPNIKYILTVSPVRHLRDTLVQNSVSKSVLRLVAHTIQENYPEDVYYFPSYELLIDELRDYRFYQADMLHPSEVAEDYIWQKVAEHYLDAEAQQFLKTWNPIYRAVQHRAFRPASEAHQQFLRKTIEQLKQLKQQVDVIAEIQELEQQLL; this is encoded by the coding sequence ATGTTCCGGACTCCCGTTGAAATAGAGCCTCTCCCCCAACGTATTTCATTGCACGACTCACTGCTGTTGGTAGGTTCTTGTTTTGCTCAAGCGATAGGTAAACGATTTCAACAAAATAAATTTCGTGCCTGCATCAATCCGTTCGGTACGCTGTACAATCCGCTCTCAGTATTTGAATTACTGCTGAACGCTGCCAATCAATCAGTACCGGATGATGATACTTATCTAGTTAACCAAAATACACATTTCAACTACCATTTTCACTCCGATTTTAGCAGTGAGACTAAAGTAGACTTGCAGACGCAAATTGAACAAGCACTTGTAAGTACCCGCAATTATTTGAAACAATGTAGCTGGGTGGTGATTACGCTGGGATCAGCCTTTAGCTACCGGCGTAAAGAAACAGGGCAAGTCGTAGCTAACTGCCATAAAATGCCCGCTCGCCTATTTCGCCGTTGGCTGCTTGAACCAGGAGAAATGATTACTCAGTTTAAGCAACTCTATCGGGTGCTAAATACACTAAATCCTAATATCAAATACATTCTAACCGTCAGCCCGGTACGCCACCTTCGCGATACGCTGGTACAAAATTCAGTGAGCAAATCGGTGCTTCGGCTGGTAGCTCACACTATTCAGGAAAACTATCCGGAAGATGTTTACTATTTCCCAAGCTACGAACTGCTAATAGATGAATTGCGGGACTATCGTTTTTATCAAGCGGATATGCTTCACCCCTCGGAAGTGGCGGAGGATTATATCTGGCAAAAAGTAGCGGAGCACTACCTAGATGCTGAGGCGCAACAGTTTCTGAAAACCTGGAATCCTATTTATAGAGCAGTACAGCATCGAGCCTTTCGCCCAGCTTCCGAAGCCCATCAGCAATTTTTACGTAAAACGATTGAGCAGCTTAAGCAGTTAAAGCAGCAGGTAGATGTAATCGCCGAAATTCAAGAACTCGAACAACAACTTTTATGA
- the rplI gene encoding 50S ribosomal protein L9, producing MEIILREDIKGLGYKDDIVTVKGGYGRNYLIPQGLAIIASPSNKKMIEENVRQASHKADKVKKDAEDIAAKLEGVTLELPAKAGESGKIFGAVTVLQIADVLKEKGFDIDRRRISLNQDIKTLGEYSAEVDLHKEVKQNIAIQVVEA from the coding sequence ATGGAAATTATACTTCGAGAAGATATAAAAGGGTTAGGCTATAAAGACGACATCGTTACCGTGAAGGGTGGCTACGGTCGTAATTATCTGATCCCTCAAGGATTAGCCATTATCGCTAGTCCTTCCAATAAGAAAATGATTGAAGAGAACGTTCGTCAGGCATCGCACAAAGCCGATAAGGTGAAGAAAGATGCTGAGGATATTGCTGCTAAGCTGGAAGGGGTAACCTTAGAGTTGCCGGCCAAAGCGGGCGAGAGTGGAAAAATATTCGGAGCCGTTACCGTACTTCAGATCGCGGATGTACTGAAAGAGAAAGGCTTTGATATTGACCGCCGACGCATTTCGCTTAATCAGGATATAAAAACATTAGGAGAATACTCGGCTGAGGTTGATTTGCACAAAGAAGTGAAGCAAAACATTGCCATACAGGTAGTAGAAGCCTAA
- the rpsR gene encoding 30S ribosomal protein S18, producing the protein MSLQNEPINSDRKERREKYCRFKKAGINYIDYKDPDFLLKFVNEQGKILPRRITGTSQKFQRKVTQAVKRARHLALLPYVADSLK; encoded by the coding sequence ATGAGTTTACAAAACGAACCAATTAACAGCGACCGCAAAGAGCGTCGCGAGAAGTACTGCCGCTTTAAGAAAGCCGGTATCAACTACATCGACTACAAGGATCCTGACTTTTTGCTAAAGTTCGTCAACGAGCAGGGTAAAATCTTACCTCGCCGAATTACTGGAACCAGTCAGAAATTTCAGCGCAAAGTAACCCAAGCCGTAAAGCGAGCACGCCATTTAGCATTGCTCCCCTACGTAGCTGATTCATTAAAATAG
- the rpsF gene encoding 30S ribosomal protein S6: MEFKKNYETVFILTPVLSEDQMKDAAAKFSTFLKENGADVINEESWGLKKLAYPINHKTTGFYHLAEFVAEPTLVDTLETEYRRDERVMRFLTVSLDKHAVEYNERRRRGDFRKDKKKKNKEEATA; encoded by the coding sequence ATGGAATTTAAGAAAAATTACGAGACAGTATTCATTTTAACTCCCGTTTTGTCTGAAGATCAGATGAAGGATGCTGCTGCTAAGTTTTCTACTTTCTTGAAAGAAAATGGCGCCGACGTCATTAATGAAGAAAGCTGGGGGCTAAAAAAGCTAGCTTATCCTATCAACCACAAAACCACTGGGTTTTATCACCTAGCCGAGTTTGTGGCCGAACCAACGCTGGTAGATACTTTAGAAACGGAGTATCGTCGCGATGAGCGGGTGATGCGCTTCTTAACGGTATCGCTTGACAAGCACGCCGTTGAGTACAACGAGCGTCGCCGACGAGGAGATTTTAGAAAGGATAAAAAGAAGAAAAACAAAGAAGAAGCCACCGCATGA